A genomic region of Zea mays cultivar B73 chromosome 6, Zm-B73-REFERENCE-NAM-5.0, whole genome shotgun sequence contains the following coding sequences:
- the LOC100275026 gene encoding stress response protein NST1, with product MTQPPRSMISPIVDPSRGKLRPVSPSTMSTSAMPGVRTPCLALSRAPPDVDVDTDISDEDEGDDDELKESINGSEDEALDQNEDSEEEDKSKGSGSKAQKRKLNDYIGQLSSADASLRVLKRLATAKKAEVPSDETGKILSDEDFKRIKELKAKKEAKLALAQHGLIKGGDTRSVTFKMPSSDQLSRKRVDPLELEAHVRRKMSKEERLAMVKAGREDRGPYMARAAVKQKKDDDSNMRGLPNIAQNEPVLGMVWDNIARLHTGGLVARDDSAATLASLAVGNSYFAKYIV from the exons GCATGATCTCGCCCATCGTGGACCCGTCGCGGGGGAAGCTGCGCCCGGTCTCGCCGTCGACGATGTCCACCTCGGCCATGCCAGGCGTGCGCACGCCTTGCCTCGCCTTGAGCCGCGCGCCGCCTGATGTGGATGTGGATACTGATATATCTGATGAAGACGAAGGTGACGACGATGAACTGAAAGAAAGCATAAATGGTTCAGAGGATGAAGCTTTAGACCAGAATGAAGACAGCGAAGAGGAAGACAAGTCAAAAGGCAGTGGCTCTAAAGCGCAGAAGAGGAAGTTAAATGATTATATTGGACAGCTAAGTTCTGCTGATGCAAGCCTTCGAGTTCTGAAGAGGTTAGCAACTGCCAAGAAGGCTGAAGTTCCATCTGATGAAACTGGTAAAATTCTATCCGATGAAGATTTCAAACGCATCAAAGAACTCAAG GCAAAGAAAGAGGCGAAGCTGGCTTTGGCTCAGCATGGACTAATCAAGGGTGGCGACACAAGGTCTGTAACCTTTAAGATGCCATCATCTGACCAGCTCAGCAGGAAGCGTGTCGATCCACTTGAGCTTGAG GCTCACGTCAGGAGAAAGATGTCCAAGGAAGAAAGGTTAGCGATGGTGAAAGCTGGAAGAGAGGATAGAGGTCCTTACATGGCAAGGGCGGCCGTGAAACAGAAAAAG GACGACGACAGCAACATGCGGGGGCTCCCCAACATCGCGCAGAACGAGCCCGTGCTCGGCATGGTCTGGGACAACATCGCGCGCCTCCACACCGGCGGCCTCGTCGCGCGGGACGACTCGGCCGCCACCCTCGCCTCCCTCGCCGTGGGCAACTCCTACTTCGCTAAGTACATCGTCTAG